Below is a genomic region from Deltaproteobacteria bacterium.
TCGACGAGGCGTTGACGCCCGACTCTTCCCGTTTCTGGCCGAAGGATCAATATAAGGTAGGAATCTCGCCCCCAAGTTTTGACAAGCAGTTCGTTCGCGACTATCTCGAATCAATCCACTGGAACAAAAAACCCCCGGCGCCGGAGTTGCCGAAGGAGATCGCAGAGAAGACGGCGGAGAAATATCGGGAGGCGTTGGAGAGGTTAACAAAACAGGGATTTTAACTCCCTCAACTCCGAAATCACAAAATCCGGTTTCGCCTGCCGCACCTCGTTCGGAGAACGAAAGCCTTTCAGATAGCCACAGGTGAGTACCCTGGCATTTTTCCCAGTCTCAATGTCGATCTTGCTATCACCGATCAGGACAGTTTCGGCTGGGAGACATTTCATCGTCTTCATGAGGTGATGCACGATCGTCGGATCCGGTTTTTTGGGGAAACCGGACTCGCTTCCGATTACCTCATCAAAATAGTGATCGAGTTTTAGCCCCTTCAGGATCGGTTCGGTAAAGTATTGGGGTTTATTCGTGAAGACCGCCTTTTTCTTCCCCTTGAAATGTTCCAGTATCTCAAGGGCCCCCTCCATAGGGACGGTGCAATCCAGAGAATGCGTACCATAATAATCCTTAAATATCTGAAGTGCCTTTTGG
It encodes:
- a CDS encoding HAD-IA family hydrolase, encoding MPQKINLLIFDLDGTLIDSKRDIANCVHWTLRDLSLPQVSDEEIYSYVGNGVRPLIQKSVGEEEGPNFQKALQIFKDYYGTHSLDCTVPMEGALEILEHFKGKKKAVFTNKPQYFTEPILKGLKLDHYFDEVIGSESGFPKKPDPTIVHHLMKTMKCLPAETVLIGDSKIDIETGKNARVLTCGYLKGFRSPNEVRQAKPDFVISELRELKSLFC